Sequence from the Thermosipho affectus genome:
TAATTCATTAAAACTTTTTGAAAAAACATTTGAAAGTTTTATATTATCGCCTGTTTTAATTTTATATTTGCTGTCTTCTTTAATAAATATAACGACAAGAAGTGAAGCAACTACCATGATTATAGCTCCAACCCAAAATGGAAGAGCGTAATTTTTGTCGTATAAAGGTTTTCCCGCAAAATATGCAAGTAAAGCGCCTAATCCTCCCATGAAGTTTATTATTCCGTTAGCTTGGCTTCTAAATTTTGGTGGTGTAATGTCGGGCATTAAAGCAATTACTGGGGATCTAAAGAGTGCCATAAAAAAGTTCATGAGGATAATATTTAACATGAAGAACCAAAGAATATGTAAGTTTCTAGATAGAGGTATCAAAGAAAAGAAGATGGCTCCAAGAGGTGCTCCAACAAGTATGTAAGGCATTCTTCTTCCGAGCTTTGTTCTTGTTTGATCACTTAATACTCCAATGAGAGGTAACATAAATATTGCAAAAATATTGTCGATAGTCATTATAAATCCGATACTTGTGGATGAAAGAGAGAAATCTTTTAGAAAGATTGGCACGTATGCATTATATAATGGCCAGAGAATGCTTATTCCAAAAAAACCAAATCCAAGTAAGAACAGCTTTTTATGATTTTTCACTTTATCCCCCCTTAAAGAATTTTTCAAATTTTATTATAGCATACCTATGATATAATAAATAAAAATGTGAGGGGTGAGATAATGTTGAAAGTTGCTTTAATTGCACATGATAAGAAAAAATTGGATTTGGCAATGTTTGTAAAGGAATGGAAAGAAGTATTTGAAAAATGTGAATTGTTTGCGACTAGAACAACAGGAAAGATAATAGAGGAAAAAATAGGACTTAAGGTAAACAAGTTAAAATCGGGACCATATGGTGGAGATTTACAGATAGGAGCTTTAATTGTCAATGGTGAAATTGATTTTGTTGTATTCTTACGTGATCCATTAACTGCACAGCCTCACGAACCAGATGTTTCGGCGCTTTTAAGGGTATGTGACGTACATAATATACCACTTGCTACTAATTTGTCTACTGCTGAAGGGTTAGTACTTGAAATAAAGAGAAAACTAGAAGGAGGATAATATGGTATTTGTGTTTGATTTAGATGGAACTTTGTTGAATAATAATTATACAATTTCCGAAAAAACTATTAACTTTATAAAGTCTCTTGAAAGATGTGGTCATAAGTTGGTTTTTGCAAGTGGCAGAATGTTGATTTCAATAAAAAAGGTGATCGAAAAATTCTTTGAAAAAGAATACCCTATAATAGCGTATAACGGTGGAATGGTTTATTTACCAGAAGAGGGAATAGTATTTGAGAAGTTTTTAGACTTTTCAAGTGCAAAAAAAGTTATAGAATTTTTAAGAAGCGAAAATGTGCATAGACAAATATATGTGGATGATAAATTATATGGAGAAGAGGACAATGACGAAATAAAGTTTTACGCCAAACACGCAAGTGTAGATTATTATATAGTAGATGATCTAGTAAAATTGCTAAGGGAAAAATTACCGGTAAAAATTCTTTCAGTTGTAGATAAAGAAAAAATAAAATTGTTAAAAGATAAACTAAACAGTTTAGATTTAGAAATTGATGTATTTAAGAGCATGGATATATTTTTGGATATAGTCCCAAAAGACATAAATAAAGGTGAAGCTTTGGAGTTTTTGATAAAAAAATTGGATTTAAAAGGAGAAATAGTGGCCTTTGGTGATAATTATAATGATATTCCCCTTTTTAAAGTAGCAAGCATTTCAATTGCCATGGGGA
This genomic interval carries:
- a CDS encoding Cof-type HAD-IIB family hydrolase, with the translated sequence MVFVFDLDGTLLNNNYTISEKTINFIKSLERCGHKLVFASGRMLISIKKVIEKFFEKEYPIIAYNGGMVYLPEEGIVFEKFLDFSSAKKVIEFLRSENVHRQIYVDDKLYGEEDNDEIKFYAKHASVDYYIVDDLVKLLREKLPVKILSVVDKEKIKLLKDKLNSLDLEIDVFKSMDIFLDIVPKDINKGEALEFLIKKLDLKGEIVAFGDNYNDIPLFKVASISIAMGNASNDVKREADYIAPSNNEDGVYSALVELFSDCISC
- a CDS encoding methylglyoxal synthase, whose product is MLKVALIAHDKKKLDLAMFVKEWKEVFEKCELFATRTTGKIIEEKIGLKVNKLKSGPYGGDLQIGALIVNGEIDFVVFLRDPLTAQPHEPDVSALLRVCDVHNIPLATNLSTAEGLVLEIKRKLEGG
- a CDS encoding SLC45 family MFS transporter; the protein is MKNHKKLFLLGFGFFGISILWPLYNAYVPIFLKDFSLSSTSIGFIMTIDNIFAIFMLPLIGVLSDQTRTKLGRRMPYILVGAPLGAIFFSLIPLSRNLHILWFFMLNIILMNFFMALFRSPVIALMPDITPPKFRSQANGIINFMGGLGALLAYFAGKPLYDKNYALPFWVGAIIMVVASLLVVIFIKEDSKYKIKTGDNIKLSNVFSKSFNELKINLKDVFLSEEKSLLMILLSILFWFTGYNALETFFTSYAKFRIGISESTGAFILGFFSLTFMLFSIPAGFIGSKIGRKKTMTIGLLIVTLISMLTVLSVYLLNSPKIITYLLFIYFSLGGMGWAMVNVNSLPTVVDMTSEEKLGGYTGLYYFFSMSANIIAPPVSGFFIDKLGYDSLLYFSIISFILATFTLQYVRKGDVK